The Pungitius pungitius chromosome 21, fPunPun2.1, whole genome shotgun sequence genome includes the window tcctcctcatctttgcCAGCTCCGTGGCCCTGTCTTCCATCGGCCTCCCAAAGAATCCTAGGAGTTTTTTCTTCAGCCGGAGGCAAATGTtctccaggagcttctgatcCAACATCCGAAGCCTCTTATCCTCCTCCAGGAGAATCTTTTGGTAGCCCAGGTGCGTATTACGCTCCTCCAGAACCGTCTTTTCCTGGGCCAGGACCAGATTAGAATGCTGCAAATCAAGCTTTTCCTCCAGCAGGACCTTGTTACGCTCTTCCAGAATTAGTTTTTCATGCTCCAGGGCATCTAGTCTAGAAATCGTatttctctgctggaggatcatcTTATCATCCTCCTGCAACTTCTTGGTCTCATTGGCCAGCTCCTGAAACATTTTGGCGTCTTCTTGGAACTTTTTGGCGCCTTCTTGGAACTTCATGGCCTCGTGTGGGAACATCTCTTCTAGCGTTTTATTCTGTTCCCACAACTTATCCTGCTCCATCTGCTTTGTCTTGGCCTGCTCAGCATGGAGGGCAATAATCAGATTATTGTGTTCCCCCATGAGAATCTTGTACTCTTTTTTACAGTCTGTCTCGACTTGGAGAAGTTTGGTCTCCTTGAGATCATGAAGACGCTTCTTCAGACTGGCGATTTCTGACCCTTGACTCTGGATGGTCTTCTCAGCCTCAGCCATGGTCTTATTGCGACTGTTCTTATTACTTCGGGCTGGTAATAAAGAAGCTTGGTCGTCATCTTCGTCAAGCGTCTTCCAATAACCCATTGTTTTGGAAAACGCTTCCCCTTTATATTTCCTCGATTTTAGGAGCATTTCTGTGGCCATTGTTCTCAACATGATGTTCCTTATTAGTATTTGTCTTTAAATCCTTAATGTCTCCCTGGTTCTGCCTTCCGTGTGTGTTAAGGAGTTGATACTGTGGAACAGAGAATGTTGTGACTGACTGCAGCCAGTGTGATCTGGCTATAAGTGTTCTCAAGATCAGGGCGGGTGATGTCATAGGGTGATTGTCATGTGATTGTCATGTGATTGTCATGTGAGGTTCCGCCtctgatgatcacatgacacGGAAAACAAGCTTAGTTTTCTTTACTGTAGATAGTTTGTATAATCAAATATGCTTTTACTCATTCATATTAATGCTTGGCAACAATGGAGCCCTAGGTTGAGCAGGTCCCTTGTAttttacacacattaaaaatgctATGATTTCCTACAGTCATTTACACATGGTTCTAACTTTCTTTTGTATGCCGTGTTGCACCAGGCTCAGCTCTACACAGGACTACAAATGTCAAGAAGGATCTGTGAGGGAGAGCATCGGGTCGTGCCTTACTTCTGCTCTTCACTTATCTATagaaagttgtaaattggcttatttgatgaaattgcactttcttgttttgtgttcttctgggtttgtatcctcgtggttgaaatgcatttattgaaagtcattttggataaaagcgtcagctaaatgacatgtaatgtaatattagtTTAAAACATACTAAAAACTTTATTTGTGTCAGAAAAATAAACGCCCTGTGCGAAGTTTGTAGAAAGGCAACTGCATGAATATAACCTACCATTGAGTCTTAACTTCACACCAACTGCTTATTTTAGCTTGGATCTTGTAACTCAATTCCAAAAGCAAAAAATCAATCATTGTTTAAGAAAGTTCCAGTTCCAGTATACACAATGCAGAGTGAGATCTTGTTCATAGAAGTACATTATACACTTCCAATGTTGTAATTAAGACAGATGTAATACACCCTGgaacaaatgtttgtttcttaCAATAAATTCATTCAGTCTTTGCCTATAATCAACAGCGGCCGGTGCTTGTTACTATAAGCTACATAAACCCAGACAAGCCCCACATGCTGGACTCAGGTTGGAACTGCCGACCATATCTGATCTGTAAGCTATAGTCTGCAATCTGTAAGGAAGACACAAATATGCTCACCAGTGGATCCAGTACAAGCAGAAAGCCATAAAACCCGCAGtaatgcacccacacacacaaacacaccctcgtTGCTCTGCTTGCATGCAGTGATCGTTAAACACGTTCATCACAACCTCCAAGGGCAGAACAGGCAATAGACCAATGCGTGGGAGGCCAGGGGTGAATCCATCAAAGTGACGTTAATAAAGACCACTTGATTTGGCCCGCTGGCTCAACAGATGAAATGGTGGTGTTCAGGTCCACTGGAGCAGAGCAGAGTCTGTGGCTTCCCCACTTTTCCCAGGCCTTGTGTATTGAACACTGGTTATTGTCATTATGGGCACGAAGACAAGGAGATAGCAACCTTAGAACTGCGTTATGGTGTTGTCCTATGCTCGTTAGCGCGGTCGtgaaattcacacaaaaaaaaggtgagaatCCTGTGAAATGGTAACCCTCcgacaaatagaaaaatatctTACCAATTGCCTACCAGCATTGCAACAGCAAAAATATCCGGGTCAGGGAAAGGTCACTCATCGGTCCATGTACTGGACGGCTTAAACCTCTTCTCTGTATTTCAGGGGAATTATTGCTGTAACATCCTTTCATTTAtctgacaatgtttttttaagatatttttttaagATAGAGATTTTCTAAATAAATTGCATATGATCTCAAATGTTATGCATTGTTTTAGATTACTTAGTTGGGTAGTGTAAAGTAAACACATTGAAGGAGTAGAAATAACCGAGAGCCAGGTTTTTACTTTTGCTACTTACTACTTTTAATACATGTAGCTGAATATGCTTTTGAATGCTGTGTGATTTCTTCCATTAgagtacttttactttagtaaTAACGTTGCGGGAGCTGTTTATTATTGGTGATGGAGTGGATCATTttgtattaattaaaataaaaaagtcaaaaattaaCCAATTCATGAAGTAcatttttgaagattttttattaaaaatattccaaacagtttcaaaaatactttgtataacatttaaaatacattactaATACAGTTGAAATACCAGGTGGAAGCAGTGAGTGACTGTTTGAGGTCTAACAGAAGAGCTGCACGAGTTCATTTGTCCTCATCAGGACTCTGAAAGAAATATCTCATTTTAGTCAATTCGTAATCGCTCTTTGCAAGTGCCACCGGGTCGCCTCCTGGACAGTGCTTTCACAAAGTGCTCTACACAGTTCAGTGTCCAAGTCACAAAAGGTGTCACGGGCCTTTTGTCCTTTCCGTGGAGACAGCGCCACCGCGTGTTGGTAAAATGGTGTTACAGTGGACTCTTGTATTCTAAAAAATTcacttaacaaaaaataaataagtactGAAAGCCTCAAAGTACCAATGTTTAAGGTTCATCATAATAAAGAATGCATACAAGATGCATTAATGTGTTCAGCACTTTAATATTGCagctggtgaaggtggagctatatatttttttttattattatttatcaggGTTTCGCCGTGTGACACactcttttgcatgttttcacacacgcTCGCACGACACATCAAATTTCTTTTGAACTTTCATCGACTTTGTTAGTCTTCGCGGAACAACTCATCTACAGTAAAGGAAGTTCCTCTTCACACTGCTAActaatatatagaaatatatgtgtataacaAATTCATCTTGTTCGTATATTTGGAGGTTTTCGTCGCTAAAGAACATGCTTTTACTAAATCTTTATTCTACCGCAGTTTGTCCactaaacaataataattaggctgtgttttatttgaactcAATGTCTCCCAAGGTGAAATAATTGAGTAAACCACAAATGTAGATATGCGCGTGTGTCAGCGTGCCTCTGTGCACAAAAAGACGCAGACAGAGGCACGCTGCGTGCATCtttgtgcgtctacatgtcaaCGTGCCTTTTTTGCACAAATGTCAGTGTGCCTCTGTGCACAAAGATGCATGctgacatgtagacgcacaaaGTTGCACGCAGCCAGTCATCAATAAACTGTCAGCTGGTTGCACTGATAGAACATTCTGGCCCATTGCTTGTGGATTGGactatttatctttattttgtgcACTCTCACAGTTCATTAAGAACTACAAAAACACTTGGCAGTTCCTAGTAAaatcaaaactctttttttatttaatagtttCTCTACGAAAACTGGCCTCCAGGCATAGGTCTTGAACTCTCACTCACGGCTTTGATGGTGCTCCCAATCAGGATGGACCCTCAATTAAGCCTTCTGATGGATTGTCTGCAAAACACGGAGGAACAAGCCACCAACAATGGTCCAGTACATAACCACTAAAAATCAACGTATCtgaaatcaagcaaattatTTAGTCATTAGTTCAGTTCTTCTATGTGTAATTCtcttgcttctttttcttttccgttTCACTTTGACCTGGGTGTGCTCCTGTGCACAAGACCTCGTTGaagtaatagtaataatttttatatatatattaaattaaacaaacagtgacactgtgaatcctCGTGAggtctggtgtctctagtggaatcaaagctgaccttcctgatccacatttgggattttattcatgccccttcatgcagacatcgcttctgctttgaaagagttttgaggtttgagtagaaatctcaaggttaaatacgagaaacaaagggttggttagtgtgtggtgaagtagcacagtggaagagctgctgccacaagcctgcactgcatttgaagatcctgggttcaagcccagtcttgggtttgagcctttggctttacttcaggtttgagtagcaatctcaaggttaaatacaacaaacaaaggtttggttagtgtgtggtgaagtagcacagcggaagagctgctgaaataagcccctgcactgcatttcaaggttgtgggttcaagcccactcttggttttgagcctttggctttacttcaggtttgagtagcaatctcaaggttaaatacaacaaacaaagggttggttagtgtgtggtgaagtagcaaaggggaagagctgctgccacaagcctgcactgcatttcaaggttgtgggttcaagcccactcttggttttgagcctttggctttacttcaggtttgagtagcaatctcaaggttaaatacgagaaacaaagggttgagtagtgtgtggtgaagtagcaaaggggaagagctgctgccacaagcctgcactgcatttcaaggttgtgggttcaagcccactcttggttttgagcctttggctttacttcaggtttgagtagcaatctcaaggttaaatacaacaaacaaagggttggttagtgtgtggtgaagtagcacagcggaagagctgctgaaataagcccctgcactgcatttcaaggttgtgggttcaagcccactcttggttttgagcctttggctttacttcaggtttgagtagcaatctcaaggttaaatacaacaaacaaagggttggttagtgtgtggtgaagtagcaaaggggaagagctgctgccacaagcctgcactgcatttcaaggttgtgggttc containing:
- the LOC119213434 gene encoding golgin subfamily A member 6-like protein 6, whose amino-acid sequence is MAEAEKTIQSQGSEIASLKKRLHDLKETKLLQVETDCKKEYKILMGEHNNLIIALHAEQAKTKQMEQDKLWEQNKTLEEMFPHEAMKFQEGAKKFQEDAKMFQELANETKKLQEDDKMILQQRNTISRLDALEHEKLILEERNKVLLEEKLDLQHSNLVLAQEKTVLEERNTHLGYQKILLEEDKRLRMLDQKLLENICLRLKKKLLGFFGRPMEDRATELAKMRRKMVAMETEMGLRR